A segment of the Leclercia adecarboxylata genome:
ATCGGGCCGCTGATTTACGTCTACAGCGTGGACAAATACCCGATTGCACTGGCTCTGAAAATGTCCATCGACGTCACCGAAGGTGCGCCGTGGAACGAAATTCTGGCAATGGCGAGCATCTCCATTCTGCCATCCATCATTGTCTTCTTCCTGGCACAGCGCTACTTCGTACAGGGCGTAACCAGCAGCGGAATTAAAGGTTAAGAGGGAAATATCATGGCTGAAGTTATTTTCAACAAACTGGAAAAGGTTTACTCCAACGGCTTCAAAGCGGTACATGCTATCGACCTGAAAATCGCTGAAGGTGAATTCATGGTGATCGTCGGCCCGTCCGGCTGCGCGAAGTCCACCACCCTGCGTATGCTGGCCGGTCTGGAGACCATCAGCGGCGGCGAAGTGCGCATCGGCGACAAGATCGTCAACAACCTGGCGCCAAAAGAGCGTGGGATTGCGATGGTGTTCCAGAACTATGCGCTCTATCCACATATGACCGTGCGTGAAAACCTGGCCTTTGGCCTGAAGCTGAGCAAGCTGCCAAAAGCGCAGATTGAGGCTCAGGTTAACGAAGCGGCCAAAATCCTCGAGCTGGATGAGCTGCTCGACCGCCTGCCGCGCCAGCTCTCCGGCGGTCAGGCCCAGCGTGTGGCCGTAGGCCGTGCGATTGTGAAAAAGCCGGACGTGTTCCTGTTCGACGAACCGCTCTCTAACCTCGACGCCAAACTGCGTGCCTCGATGCGTATCCGTATTTCGGATCTGCACAAGCAGCTGAAGGCCTCCGGCAAACCGGCGACCACCGTCTACGTGACGCACGACCAGACCGAAGCGATGACCATGGGCGACCGCATCTGCGTGATGAAGCTCGGCCATATCATGCAGGTGGATACCCCGGACAACCTGTACCACAAACCGAAAAACATGTTCGTGGCCGGCTTTATTGGCTCACCGGAGATGAACATCCGCGCCAGCAAACTGGTGCAGCAGGACGGCCAACTCTCCCTGACCATCGGCAACCAGACCATGCCGTTAAGTCCGGAGCTGAAAGAGAAAGTCGCCGCGCATGTTGATCAGGACATTTTCTACGGTATCCGCCCTGATTTTGTCTCAATTTCCGATGAGCCCTTCGCCCAGGGCAGCTGCAGCGGCGAAATGGTCCGCGCCGAAAACATGGGACATGAATTCTTCGTTTACCTGAAAGTTGGCGAGTACGAACTGACTGCCCGAATTCCTTCCGATGAAGCTAAGCCGATGATTAACAAAGGCCTTCACCGTAAGGTGTACTTTAAGTTCGACATGAATAAGTGTCATATCTTTGACGCGAAAACTGAACAGAACATCTCTCTCTAATGGAGTTATAAAAATGAAAAAAGTGCTTTTAAGCGCCGTTATCTCCGCTACTTTTGGAATGAGTGCCCTACCCACTTTTGCTGCGGACAGCACCGATCTGCGTATGTCCTGGTGGGGCGGCAATGGCCGTCACCAGGTCACGTTGAAAGCTCTGGAAGAGTTCCACAAACAGAACCCGGATATTAACGTTAAAGCGGAATACACCGGCTGGGATGGTCACCTGTCGCGTCTGACCACGCAGATTGCGGGCGGCACCGAGCCGGACGTGATGCAGACCAACTGGAACTGGCTGCCGATCTTCTCTAAAAACGGCGACGGCTTCTACGACCTGAACAAAATGAAGGACGTTATCGATCTGACGCAGTTCGATCCTAAAGAGCTGCAGTCCACCACGGTGAACGGCAAGCTGAACGGTATTCCGATCTCCGTTACCGCGCGCGTCTTCTACTTCAACGATGAAGCCTGGAAAAAAGCGGGCGTTGAATACCCGAAAACCTGGGATGAGCTGATGGCGGCGGGTAAAGCCTTCGAAAGCAAACTGGGCAAACAGTACTATCCGGTGGTGCTGGAGCACCAGGATACGCTGGCGCTGCTGAACTCCTACATGATCCAGAAGTACAACATCCCGGCGGTCGACGAGCAGGCGAAGAAATTCTCCTACAGCAAAGAGCAGTGGGTTGAGTTCTTCCAGACCTATAAGAAGCTGATCGACAGCCACGTGATGCCGGACACCAAGTACTACGCGTCCTTCGGTAAGAGCAACATGTATGAGATGAAGCCGTGGATCGAGGGTGAATGGGGCGGGACCTACATGTGGAACTCCACCATCAAGAAATACTCCGACAACCTGAAGCCACCAGCGAAGCTGGAGCTGGGCAGCTATCCAATGCTGCCGGGCGCAACGGATGCCGGTCTGTTCTTTAAACCCGCCCAGATGCTCTCTATCGGGAAATCCACTAAGAACCCGGAAGCCGCAGCGAAAGTCATCAACTTCCTGCTGAACAGCAAAGAAGGCGTTGAAACCCTGGGCCTGGAGCGTGGCGTACCGTTGAGTAAAGTGGCGGTGAAATACCTGACTGAGGACGGCACCATCAAAGAGAACGATCCGGCGGTTGCGGGTCTGCGCCTGGCGCAGTCTCTGCCAGCTAAACTCTCCGTATCGCCATACTTTGACGATCCGCAGATCGTGGCCCAGTTCGGCACCTCCCTGCAGTACATCGACTATGGTCAGAAAACGGTAGAAGAGACTGCTGCTGACTTCCAGCGCCAGGCTGAACGTATCCTGAAACGCGCAATGCGCTAATTATCTTAGATTATCAATGCCCTACCGCTATGCGGTGGGGTATTTTTTTATCTGAAGGAACATACTATGAAAGGAAAAATCATCCCCCTGAATTTCCGTACCCGCCAGGACAGCCAGACCGGCCACGACGTGATACGGCTGACGCCTCCGCACATCATCTGTCACCGTAACTACTTCTATCAGAAATGCTTTACCCGCGATGGCAGCAAGCTGATCTTTGGCGGCGCCTTTGAGGGCCACTGGAACTACTACCTGCTGGACATTGAGCAGCAAAAAGCGACCCAGCTGACCGACGGCGCCGGAGACAACACCTTCGGTGGTTTCCTCTCCGCGGACGATAAATCTCTGTGGTACGTGAAAAATAGCCGCGAACTCAGGCGCGTCGATCTCGACAGTCTTGAAGAGTATGTGGTGTATGAGGTCGATAACGACTGGGTGGCCTACGGCACCTGGGTGGCGAACTCTGACTGTACGAAGCTGGTGGGCATCGAGATTAAGAAAAGCGACTGGCAGCCGCTCACCGACTGGAGCAAATTCCGCGCGTTCTACTTTACCAACCCGGAATGCCGCCTGATCAACATCGATCTGCAAACCGGTGAACGGCGGGTGATTTTGCAGGAAAAACGCTGGCTCGGACATCCGATTTACCGTCCGTTCGACGACAGCACCGTGGCATTTTGTCATGAAGGCCCGCGCGACGCGATCGATGCCCGGATGTGGCTGATCGGCGAAGATGGCAGTAATCTGCGCAAGGTACGCCAGCATGCCGCGGGCGAGAGCTTTACCCACGAGTTCTGGGTGCCGGACGGCTCAGCGCTCTGTTACGTGGCGCACAAGGAGAACGATCCGCAGCGCTACCTGTTCAGCGCCGATCCGCAAACGCTGGAGAATCGCCAGCTGATGGCGATCCCGCCCTGCTCTCACCTGATGAGTAACCACGATGGCTCGCTGATCGTCGGTGACGGCGCGCCGCACAATACCGGCGATATCAGCCTCAACGATCCCTTTATCTGGGTATTCGATATTGAACAAGGCACGCAAACCGCCATCTGCCAGCACAACACCAGCTGGAAAGTACTGGACGGCGATCGCCAGGTGACCCACCCGCATCCTTCGTTTTCACCGGACAATAAGTGGGTGCTGTACACCTCGGACGAAGAAGGAATGCCGGCGCTCTATCTCGCCCGGGTGTGAAAAAAGCCGGGTGGCGGCTACGCCTTACCCGGCTTACGGTTTTGTAGGCCCGGCAAGCAAAGCGCCGCCGGGCATTACCCTCACACGCCGATGTTTCTTAACTTCTCCCCTGACATCAGCTTGCGCTCAATATGCTCCAGGGTGACACCTTTGGTTTCCGGAATCAGCCAGAAGGTGATACCAATAAAGGCCACGTTCAGCACCGTATAAAGCCAGAAGGTCCCTGCCGCGCCGATAGAATCCAGCAGGGTCAGGAAGGTGGCGCCAATGATCATGTTCGACACCCAGTTAGTGGTGGTGGAACAGGTGATCCCGAAATCGCGGCATTTCAGGGGCTGAATTTCGGAGCACAGGATCCACACCACCGGCGCGGCGCTCATCGCGTATCCCGCGATGCACATCATCGTCATCCCCACAGAGAGCCAGGATAAGCTGCTGGACGCCGTACCGTTATCAAACTGCATCAGGCAGTAGCCGAGGATCAGTGTTCCCAGCGCCATCACGCTAAAACCAATTTTCAGGGCCGGCTTACGGCCCGCTTTATCGACGGTAAACACCGCAATAAAGGTGGCAAACATAAAGGTCAGCCCCACCACCAGCGTGGCGATCATCTGCTGTTCGGTAGTGGTGAACCCGGCCATTTTGAAAATACGTGGCGCGTAATACATGATGATATTCATGCCGGTAAACTGCTGCATCGCCTGCAGGAGCATGCCGAGAAATACCGCGCGACGGACGTTGCGGTTTATTTTGAACAACGACCAGCCACCCTGTTTCAGCTTGAGGCTTTCGCGGATCTCGTTCAGCTCTTCCCGCGCTTTCTCAGAGGTATCGCGCAGCATCCGCAGCACTTCTTCCGCCTCGACGTGACGCCCTTTTTGCGCCAGCCAGCGTGGACTGTTAGGCAAAAAGATCACCAGCACAATCAGCAATACCGCCGGTAATGCCAGTACACCCAGCATCGCGCGCCAGTTGCCGCTGTAGCTGAAATACGTATCAGAAAGAAAGGCCAGCACAATTCCGAGGGTCACCATCAGCTGGTACATGCTGATCATTTTGCCGCGAACGTTTTCGCTCGCCATCTCCGAGAGATACAGGGGGGCGGTGTAGGAGGCAATCCCCACGGCCACGCCGAGCAGCACGCGGGAGAGCAGCAGCACCTCCACGTTTGAGGCGAACGCAGAGCCAATCGAACCAGCGACAAACAAAACCGCCCCGACCATCAGGCTGTATTTTCGCCCCAGGCGGAACGAGAGCCAGCCGTTGAACAAGGCGCCCACCGCAGCGCCCAGCATCATGCTGCTCACCACCCACTCCTGCAGGCGATTGCTGAGCGTAAAGTGATCGGTGATAAAAGGTAGCGCACCGGCAATAACG
Coding sequences within it:
- a CDS encoding oligogalacturonate lyase family protein → MKGKIIPLNFRTRQDSQTGHDVIRLTPPHIICHRNYFYQKCFTRDGSKLIFGGAFEGHWNYYLLDIEQQKATQLTDGAGDNTFGGFLSADDKSLWYVKNSRELRRVDLDSLEEYVVYEVDNDWVAYGTWVANSDCTKLVGIEIKKSDWQPLTDWSKFRAFYFTNPECRLINIDLQTGERRVILQEKRWLGHPIYRPFDDSTVAFCHEGPRDAIDARMWLIGEDGSNLRKVRQHAAGESFTHEFWVPDGSALCYVAHKENDPQRYLFSADPQTLENRQLMAIPPCSHLMSNHDGSLIVGDGAPHNTGDISLNDPFIWVFDIEQGTQTAICQHNTSWKVLDGDRQVTHPHPSFSPDNKWVLYTSDEEGMPALYLARV
- a CDS encoding ABC transporter substrate-binding protein, translating into MKKVLLSAVISATFGMSALPTFAADSTDLRMSWWGGNGRHQVTLKALEEFHKQNPDINVKAEYTGWDGHLSRLTTQIAGGTEPDVMQTNWNWLPIFSKNGDGFYDLNKMKDVIDLTQFDPKELQSTTVNGKLNGIPISVTARVFYFNDEAWKKAGVEYPKTWDELMAAGKAFESKLGKQYYPVVLEHQDTLALLNSYMIQKYNIPAVDEQAKKFSYSKEQWVEFFQTYKKLIDSHVMPDTKYYASFGKSNMYEMKPWIEGEWGGTYMWNSTIKKYSDNLKPPAKLELGSYPMLPGATDAGLFFKPAQMLSIGKSTKNPEAAAKVINFLLNSKEGVETLGLERGVPLSKVAVKYLTEDGTIKENDPAVAGLRLAQSLPAKLSVSPYFDDPQIVAQFGTSLQYIDYGQKTVEETAADFQRQAERILKRAMR
- a CDS encoding sugar porter family MFS transporter, which produces MTSINDSTFMPRALRDTRRMNLFVSVSAAVAGLLFGLDIGVIAGALPFITDHFTLSNRLQEWVVSSMMLGAAVGALFNGWLSFRLGRKYSLMVGAVLFVAGSIGSAFASNVEVLLLSRVLLGVAVGIASYTAPLYLSEMASENVRGKMISMYQLMVTLGIVLAFLSDTYFSYSGNWRAMLGVLALPAVLLIVLVIFLPNSPRWLAQKGRHVEAEEVLRMLRDTSEKAREELNEIRESLKLKQGGWSLFKINRNVRRAVFLGMLLQAMQQFTGMNIIMYYAPRIFKMAGFTTTEQQMIATLVVGLTFMFATFIAVFTVDKAGRKPALKIGFSVMALGTLILGYCLMQFDNGTASSSLSWLSVGMTMMCIAGYAMSAAPVVWILCSEIQPLKCRDFGITCSTTTNWVSNMIIGATFLTLLDSIGAAGTFWLYTVLNVAFIGITFWLIPETKGVTLEHIERKLMSGEKLRNIGV
- a CDS encoding ABC transporter ATP-binding protein, encoding MAEVIFNKLEKVYSNGFKAVHAIDLKIAEGEFMVIVGPSGCAKSTTLRMLAGLETISGGEVRIGDKIVNNLAPKERGIAMVFQNYALYPHMTVRENLAFGLKLSKLPKAQIEAQVNEAAKILELDELLDRLPRQLSGGQAQRVAVGRAIVKKPDVFLFDEPLSNLDAKLRASMRIRISDLHKQLKASGKPATTVYVTHDQTEAMTMGDRICVMKLGHIMQVDTPDNLYHKPKNMFVAGFIGSPEMNIRASKLVQQDGQLSLTIGNQTMPLSPELKEKVAAHVDQDIFYGIRPDFVSISDEPFAQGSCSGEMVRAENMGHEFFVYLKVGEYELTARIPSDEAKPMINKGLHRKVYFKFDMNKCHIFDAKTEQNISL